The region CCGTCGATTTGGAGCGCAACTCATGAAAGCGCCCACCGATCTAATTTCGAAGTTTAGTCAAACAGCGTCGCAAAATTATTCTTGATACTGTCCCCAATGTACAAAGCCAAAGCCTGTATCGTGGATGTGGGATTGACGGCGCCAGCCGTCACAAAGATTGAACCGTCGACAATAAACAGGTTCGTTACGTCGTGGCTGCGCCCCCAGCCGTTCACGACCGAGTTTTCTGCGGCATTACCCATGCGGCAGGTGCCCATTTGGTGCCATCCAGCGCGCCACCATACCGCGTCGTTGCCCTTGCTTAGGATCTTCTGCGCCCCGG is a window of Cognatishimia sp. WU-CL00825 DNA encoding:
- a CDS encoding GMC family oxidoreductase, whose translation is MDEVYPYLAGLTVVIEDLPEEANCVTLDPELKDSDGIPAPKITYRLGENTKKMLEHGEKKAKEVLLAAGAQKILSKGNDAVWWRAGWHQMGTCRMGNAAENSVVNGWGRSHDVTNLFIVDGSIFVTAGAVNPTSTIQALALYIGDSIKNNFATLFD